One genomic segment of Aquipluma nitroreducens includes these proteins:
- the mobC gene encoding conjugal transfer protein MobC, giving the protein MTMQTGENEQAMRKILDMTRLISILILVIHFYYYCYTAFQEWGLSSVLSDRLLGNIYRTGLFGNFHKSKLIALVFLFISLLGARGRKNEKLNHKTAFAYIITGLLIYFTSYLALLVKIKTMELAMMYIGITSIGFLLVLSGGTLLSRIISNKLNNKDIFNKENETFPQEERLLENEYSINLPARYQLKDKMRNSWINIINPFRGVLVLGTPGSGKSYFVIRHIITQHIRKGFTMFVYDFKFDDLSKIAYNTWLKNKHKYPTPPVFYVINFDDLTRSHRCNPLEPSAMTDITDAAESARTILMGLNREWIKRQGDFFVESPINFLTAVIWYLKKYNDGEFCTLPHVIELMQVDYDNLFTLLRAEKKIEVLINPFVNAYLNDVMEQLEGQIAAAKVAMARLSSPQLYYVLSGNDFTLDINNPDDPKIVCMGNNPQKIQIYGAVLSLYVTRLVKLVNKKGKQKSSLIFDEFPTIYLNNMDSLIATARSNKVATCLGIQDFSQLRKDYGREQADVIMNITGNIVSGQVTGDTAKQLSERFGKIMQDRESLSINASDTSIGRSKQLESAVPPSKISGLSSGEFVGMVADDPDCKIELKTFHCEILNDHAALKKEQEAYKDIQVIRKLDNAMVQCDYLQIKQDVQDIIHSEMERLLNDPGLSHLVVRKV; this is encoded by the coding sequence ATGACAATGCAGACCGGGGAGAATGAACAGGCGATGAGGAAAATTTTGGATATGACCAGGCTGATCAGTATTCTGATTTTGGTGATCCATTTTTACTATTACTGCTATACTGCCTTTCAGGAATGGGGATTGAGCAGCGTACTGAGTGACCGCTTACTGGGCAATATTTACAGAACGGGATTGTTCGGGAACTTTCATAAGTCCAAGCTCATCGCTTTGGTCTTTCTGTTTATCTCCCTGCTGGGTGCAAGAGGCAGAAAAAACGAAAAGCTGAATCACAAAACGGCCTTTGCATATATCATAACTGGGCTACTGATTTATTTTACAAGTTATCTGGCCTTGCTGGTGAAAATAAAGACAATGGAACTGGCGATGATGTATATAGGAATTACTTCCATTGGTTTTTTGCTCGTGTTATCTGGCGGTACATTGTTATCGCGGATTATCAGTAACAAGCTTAATAATAAAGATATTTTCAATAAGGAAAACGAGACGTTTCCACAGGAAGAACGACTTCTGGAGAACGAATATTCCATTAACCTGCCAGCCCGATACCAGCTAAAGGATAAGATGCGTAATAGTTGGATCAATATCATAAACCCTTTTCGTGGAGTATTGGTGTTGGGGACACCCGGTTCCGGTAAATCTTACTTCGTGATACGCCACATCATTACACAACATATCCGTAAAGGCTTTACCATGTTCGTTTACGACTTTAAGTTTGACGACCTTTCCAAGATTGCATACAATACATGGCTGAAAAACAAGCATAAGTATCCCACGCCTCCAGTCTTTTATGTGATCAATTTCGATGACCTGACCCGAAGCCACCGCTGCAATCCCCTGGAACCTTCAGCTATGACCGACATTACCGACGCGGCAGAATCGGCACGTACCATCCTGATGGGATTGAACAGGGAATGGATCAAACGCCAGGGCGACTTCTTTGTGGAATCGCCAATCAACTTTTTGACGGCTGTAATATGGTATTTAAAAAAGTATAATGATGGTGAATTTTGCACTTTGCCACATGTCATTGAATTGATGCAGGTGGACTATGATAACCTGTTTACACTGCTCAGGGCGGAGAAAAAAATTGAGGTATTAATCAATCCTTTTGTGAACGCTTACCTGAATGATGTTATGGAACAATTGGAAGGGCAGATTGCTGCTGCAAAAGTGGCGATGGCCAGGCTTTCTTCTCCGCAATTGTACTACGTTTTGTCTGGCAACGATTTTACGCTTGACATCAATAATCCTGATGATCCAAAGATTGTCTGCATGGGTAATAATCCGCAGAAGATTCAGATATACGGGGCAGTACTATCACTTTATGTAACCCGTTTGGTGAAGCTGGTGAACAAGAAAGGTAAACAAAAGAGCAGCCTTATTTTTGATGAGTTCCCAACGATCTACCTCAATAATATGGATAGCCTGATCGCTACCGCAAGAAGCAATAAAGTGGCCACCTGTTTAGGTATTCAGGACTTCAGCCAACTCCGCAAGGACTATGGTCGGGAGCAGGCAGATGTGATCATGAACATTACCGGCAACATTGTTAGTGGTCAGGTAACTGGTGACACTGCCAAACAATTGTCCGAGCGTTTTGGAAAAATAATGCAGGATCGGGAAAGCCTTTCTATAAATGCTTCTGATACTTCCATCGGCCGTTCCAAACAATTGGAATCAGCCGTTCCTCCATCAAAAATATCAGGCTTAAGTTCAGGCGAATTTGTTGGTATGGTAGCCGATGATCCTGACTGTAAAATTGAGCTGAAAACTTTCCATTGCGAAATATTGAACGACCATGCAGCGCTGAAAAAAGAACAGGAAGCTTACAAGGATATTCAGGTTATCCGCAAGCTGGACAATGCCATGGTGCAATGCGACTATCTACAAATTAAACAGGATGTTCAGGATATTATTCATTCCGAAATGGAGCGATTGCTGAATGACCCGGGGCTGAGTCATTTGGTTGTGAGAAAGGTGTAG
- a CDS encoding transposase, with amino-acid sequence MLGKIGFKSQVENCIDLPQPGSNRGYSPVSIIESFLVSIWCGANRFMHTEVTRHDEALKKIFGWKQSPAQDVYKRYFARFTQVTNQQVSDHFYSWIFNSVQFDNYTLDCDSSVLTRYGEQQGAKRGYNPHKPGRASHNPIIAFVSDVKLVANLWLRSGNTGSAEGFIPFLEDTFTKLQNKNISLLRLDSGFFGKDVFDYLEEKEKPINYIVATRFYEPIQRIIAGNQVWTTLDEGIEISELQYKGQLWNKPRRMIVVRQKIEKRPKAAGKMLKLFQDEDYYRQYRYSAYITNLSLSAADVWRLYHGRGDAENRICSLRI; translated from the coding sequence ATGTTGGGCAAAATAGGGTTCAAATCACAAGTTGAGAACTGTATTGATTTGCCGCAACCGGGATCGAACAGGGGTTACTCGCCAGTTTCGATCATCGAATCATTTTTAGTGAGTATTTGGTGTGGGGCAAACCGGTTTATGCACACCGAAGTTACCCGCCACGATGAAGCTTTGAAGAAGATATTTGGCTGGAAACAATCTCCGGCACAGGACGTTTACAAGCGATATTTTGCCAGGTTCACACAAGTTACCAATCAACAGGTAAGCGACCATTTTTATTCATGGATATTCAATTCGGTACAGTTTGATAATTACACCCTTGATTGTGATTCATCGGTTTTGACCCGTTATGGAGAGCAGCAAGGAGCCAAGCGTGGTTACAACCCGCACAAACCGGGCAGGGCATCTCACAATCCCATCATTGCTTTTGTTTCAGATGTCAAACTGGTAGCAAACCTCTGGCTGAGAAGTGGCAATACCGGATCTGCCGAGGGGTTTATCCCTTTCTTAGAAGATACTTTTACCAAGTTGCAAAACAAAAACATTAGTCTGTTACGCCTGGACAGTGGATTCTTCGGGAAAGATGTGTTTGATTATCTGGAAGAAAAAGAGAAGCCCATCAATTACATTGTTGCCACACGTTTCTATGAACCAATCCAACGTATTATCGCTGGGAATCAGGTCTGGACAACATTGGATGAAGGCATTGAAATCAGTGAATTACAATACAAAGGGCAATTGTGGAACAAGCCACGTAGGATGATCGTGGTCAGACAAAAAATTGAAAAACGTCCCAAAGCAGCAGGAAAAATGCTGAAGCTTTTTCAGGATGAAGATTATTACCGACAGTACCGGTATTCGGCCTATATTACCAACCTCAGCCTGTCTGCTGCCGATGTTTGGCGGCTTTACCATGGACGTGGCGATGCAGAAAACCGGATTTGTTCACTGCGGATATGA
- a CDS encoding fimbrial biogenesis chaperone → MCKSEIVQQKQVQHKAKYIGLVLSCLVTLSVICPSGVKAQGNLLITPRRVVFDGTKRVHELNLANTGRDTAKYNVSIVEYRMKEDGSFEEITQPDPGQNFADKNIRFFPRTVTLGPNEAQVVKMQVTNTSKLAPGEYRSHVYFRAVPKQVALGEEDKTLDSTAVSVKLVPIFGITIPVIIRVGESTTKVSLSDLKLEMVNDTTNRLDVTFNRIGNMSVYGDLKVVHVSPTGKETQVGVVNGIAVYTPNAIRRYRMDLDKEAVVDYHSGHLVVTYYAQSDIKPEKFAEAGLKL, encoded by the coding sequence ATGTGTAAATCAGAAATTGTACAGCAAAAGCAGGTTCAACACAAAGCAAAGTATATTGGATTAGTATTATCCTGTTTAGTTACCTTATCAGTTATTTGCCCTTCCGGAGTTAAGGCGCAGGGAAACCTGCTGATTACTCCGCGCCGCGTGGTATTCGACGGAACAAAACGGGTTCACGAGCTCAATTTGGCTAATACCGGCCGGGATACAGCCAAATACAATGTGTCAATCGTAGAGTACCGTATGAAAGAGGATGGTTCGTTCGAAGAAATTACCCAACCTGATCCGGGTCAAAATTTTGCCGACAAGAACATTCGTTTTTTTCCCCGGACGGTAACGCTTGGTCCAAACGAAGCCCAGGTGGTAAAGATGCAGGTAACCAATACCAGTAAACTGGCGCCGGGAGAATACCGTTCGCATGTTTATTTCAGGGCTGTGCCCAAACAGGTAGCGCTGGGCGAAGAAGATAAAACACTGGATTCGACTGCAGTCAGCGTTAAACTGGTTCCCATATTCGGGATTACCATTCCGGTAATTATCCGGGTGGGCGAATCAACCACCAAAGTCAGCCTTTCGGATTTAAAACTGGAAATGGTAAACGACACAACCAACCGGCTCGATGTAACCTTTAACCGTATCGGAAACATGTCGGTGTATGGCGACCTGAAAGTAGTACATGTTTCGCCAACCGGTAAAGAGACTCAGGTTGGTGTGGTAAACGGGATTGCCGTATATACCCCCAATGCCATAAGACGGTACCGGATGGATTTGGATAAAGAAGCCGTTGTTGATTATCACTCCGGCCACTTAGTTGTAACGTATTATGCACAATCGGATATTAAACCCGAAAAATTTGCCGAAGCAGGGTTAAAATTGTGA
- a CDS encoding DUF4402 domain-containing protein, with the protein MKSLMKFFALAVAILGFSANSFGQESATANATGTIVTPIAIELTSTATNGGNMNFGNVAVQSSTAGTVELTPAGTRNATDGVTLPAVPGAVSAASFDVTGANSYTYSITLPSSTTTVTSGANEMTVDTWTSTPTEADGGTLNASGAQTIKVGATLHIAAAQPAGEYVSSTPFTVTVNYN; encoded by the coding sequence ATGAAAAGTTTAATGAAATTCTTCGCTCTCGCCGTCGCAATCCTTGGATTCTCGGCAAACTCGTTCGGACAAGAAAGTGCTACCGCCAACGCCACAGGTACTATTGTAACTCCAATCGCAATCGAACTAACCAGTACAGCTACTAATGGAGGTAATATGAATTTCGGTAATGTCGCTGTACAAAGTTCAACTGCAGGAACCGTTGAACTTACACCGGCCGGGACCCGTAACGCTACAGATGGTGTCACTCTTCCTGCTGTACCCGGAGCTGTATCTGCAGCTAGTTTTGATGTTACGGGTGCCAATAGCTACACTTATTCAATTACACTTCCTTCTTCTACAACTACAGTTACATCAGGAGCCAATGAGATGACAGTTGATACATGGACGAGTACCCCAACTGAGGCAGATGGAGGAACTTTAAATGCAAGTGGAGCACAGACTATTAAAGTAGGGGCTACACTTCATATTGCTGCGGCACAGCCTGCAGGGGAATATGTCTCTAGCACTCCTTTTACGGTTACAGTTAATTACAATTAG
- a CDS encoding relaxase/mobilization nuclease domain-containing protein, with translation MSPFFPHISLNFHPSESHLSKEKLLEIARTYMEKIGFGKQPYLVYQHHDAGHPHIHLVSIKVRPEGSRIDMNNIGRNQSEQARKAIEKEFGLVSAEAQKKQEQYRLTPVSAPKVMYGKSQTKMAIQNVLEAVLNQYRYSSLPELNAVLKQYNVMAERGGENSRVYQHNGLLYRILNADGIPIGIPIKASTFYNQPTLKFLEEKFKENEAKRMPHKSRVKNAIDIFLTGKRVTLQDLIKALEKQGIHVALRQNDTGLIYGITYVDRQTKCVFNGSVLGKQYSAKAIQQHCQQKTVPEQKLPPHSVQEPTGLQPQATAFDAETKAHPNTLLITAPFKEIENLLDNLMQPEYGSDYLPYQLKMKRKKRRRKNLNNNQ, from the coding sequence ATTTCACCGTTTTTTCCACATATATCCCTGAATTTTCATCCTTCAGAAAGCCATTTGTCTAAAGAAAAATTACTTGAAATCGCAAGGACTTACATGGAAAAAATCGGCTTCGGAAAACAACCATACCTGGTTTATCAGCACCATGATGCAGGGCATCCGCATATCCATTTGGTATCCATAAAAGTGCGTCCGGAAGGCAGCCGGATTGACATGAACAACATTGGCCGCAACCAATCGGAACAGGCACGAAAAGCCATCGAAAAGGAGTTCGGACTGGTCAGTGCTGAAGCACAGAAAAAGCAGGAACAATATCGCTTAACCCCAGTATCCGCGCCAAAGGTGATGTACGGTAAATCACAAACCAAAATGGCCATTCAAAATGTATTAGAAGCGGTGTTAAACCAGTACCGATATTCCAGCCTTCCGGAGTTAAATGCTGTGCTTAAACAATACAATGTAATGGCCGAACGGGGCGGTGAAAATTCGAGGGTTTACCAGCACAATGGTTTGCTGTACCGCATTTTGAATGCTGACGGAATTCCAATTGGTATACCTATTAAGGCAAGTACGTTTTACAACCAACCAACTCTCAAATTTTTGGAAGAGAAGTTTAAGGAAAATGAGGCGAAACGTATGCCACACAAATCTCGGGTTAAGAATGCCATTGATATATTTTTAACTGGGAAAAGGGTAACACTTCAGGATTTAATAAAAGCATTGGAGAAGCAGGGTATTCATGTCGCCCTGCGCCAGAATGATACCGGTTTGATTTACGGCATCACTTATGTGGATCGCCAGACTAAATGCGTATTTAATGGGAGTGTATTGGGCAAACAGTACAGTGCAAAAGCCATTCAGCAACATTGCCAGCAGAAAACAGTTCCTGAGCAGAAGTTGCCTCCGCATTCAGTTCAGGAACCAACTGGGTTACAGCCTCAGGCTACCGCCTTTGATGCAGAAACCAAGGCGCATCCAAACACCTTGCTGATTACTGCACCTTTCAAAGAAATTGAAAATTTACTGGATAATCTGATGCAACCCGAATATGGCTCGGATTACCTGCCATATCAGTTGAAAATGAAAAGGAAAAAGAGGAGAAGAAAGAACCTGAATAACAATCAATAG
- a CDS encoding DUF4402 domain-containing protein, with product MVSTYQNLNFGTFCYGSGSGTTVTIDPFGARSSTGDIILIGSSFSAALYDVEAIPGTIVNIVNGPDAILTGSNGGTMTLHIGNSNPQSPFVTTGAHTAVNIGGTLQVGSSVANPSGIYGGTFSVTFIQE from the coding sequence ATGGTCTCAACGTATCAGAACCTGAATTTTGGTACCTTCTGTTATGGCAGTGGTTCGGGAACGACGGTAACGATCGATCCATTCGGTGCACGATCGTCCACCGGTGATATCATTCTGATCGGCAGCAGTTTTTCTGCCGCGCTTTACGATGTGGAGGCCATTCCGGGAACAATTGTCAACATTGTAAACGGACCGGATGCCATTCTTACGGGCAGCAATGGCGGCACCATGACACTGCATATAGGCAATTCTAATCCTCAATCACCTTTTGTAACAACGGGGGCACATACCGCAGTCAATATAGGAGGTACGCTTCAGGTTGGCTCTTCAGTGGCTAATCCGTCCGGCATTTATGGCGGAACATTCTCTGTGACTTTTATTCAGGAATAA
- a CDS encoding Ig-like domain-containing protein: MRIKQQSLKLCSLGMMLLFSVTFVQAATKTSILSGNWNTAVLWSPAGIPEKADNVIIHDSVIIDSSTTVELDNLTIDKTTGKLVVVGTLVVNGDLSMDFSGNDQSELVLSSGSKVIVNGNANLGNKVSLDLSSYFIVRGDFYKQGSANQGIISISGAHIYIFGTVDTPWSNFTTTANGYSGTTETIGDACDYGTSIDLANNITEVPEEILASFNCASSTTPSWGNPWGIPHSSGGSVGMGGTISLTAQAQNSWQYNPIYYHWSGPNGFSQTTANTSLSINNASGAMSGFYVCTAVNAKGCSITDSAYVVVSDCIPAGFEYFSRDNYTGLWTDPALWGTNNPADVIPPPYNPNNSHTIGISGYITIDGNLTLGTSTQYLCDTLVVTGDFLATKPTLTIGPHGVLVVLGNYTGISGSIINNQGRIIVAGDFQNPPNWSVIANNGGDVYVFDQSPVLGGLVPTGINTIDLNSADNPLFGFYCTLAGGNCPANPEITGTTPGSRCGSGTVTLQATASPEGSVIKWYDQATGGNLLATGNSYTTASISTTTSYYVDATYNGTTSSPRSEVIATIEVLSWIGDVSTDWNISGNWSCGVIPDLTTDVLIPNVPNKPILQNGAEGAAKNIVIDNGSSLTVIDNTIQIAGTVSNSGTFTATAGTIEMKGSVAQSIGADVFAGNTIMNLTINNSAGVSLLGPLLVTGIVAPQNGNLSSGGQLTLVSTAAQTALIDGSGTGTVTGNVIVQRYLPSSFGYKYFSSPFQSATVNAFAAYLDLGASFPAFYTYDESKTTSGWVTYTNPTGPLTPMLGYAANFGTLASAVTVSLSGVVNDNILSPITLYNTNETYTKGFNLVGNPYPSPIDWDAVSGWTRGNVDNAVYYFNTGSTDPYTGTYSTYINGVSSDGIANNMIAAMQGFFVHVSDGAYPVSATFGLDNWVRVNNLAPVFKSACLETRPVIRLTAEYSEETNPADPLVVYFDDGATPSFDKESDALKLMNTDVKSPNLYTLSKDANRLSIDAIPYPDSISLVPLGLKTEQDGLIFFQAAQIENMPSGLQIYLSDKRTGINTDLLQRGGYKLNMTAGSDESRFSLIFSWRVLPPNQNGSAEFVVYPSGRKLMVSFTGTSEEKGDLVVYNMMGQEIFRRQLPGTGTHELDPHMRDGVYVVSFYSGQSVYSKKIIITN, from the coding sequence ATGAGAATAAAACAGCAATCCCTGAAATTATGCTCCTTAGGGATGATGTTGTTATTTTCGGTAACTTTTGTTCAGGCAGCAACAAAAACATCAATCCTTTCAGGGAATTGGAATACCGCAGTGCTCTGGAGTCCTGCCGGAATTCCCGAAAAAGCCGATAATGTGATCATTCACGACTCTGTAATCATAGACAGCAGCACGACAGTTGAGTTAGATAACCTGACTATTGATAAAACTACAGGTAAGCTTGTTGTGGTAGGGACGTTGGTTGTGAATGGCGATTTATCTATGGATTTTTCTGGCAATGATCAGTCGGAACTGGTGCTGTCTTCGGGCTCAAAGGTTATTGTAAATGGAAATGCAAATTTAGGGAATAAAGTTTCGCTGGATCTTTCGAGTTATTTTATTGTCAGGGGCGATTTTTACAAACAGGGCTCTGCCAACCAGGGCATTATTTCTATTTCCGGGGCGCATATTTATATCTTTGGCACCGTTGATACTCCGTGGAGTAATTTTACCACCACAGCGAACGGTTATTCAGGTACCACGGAAACAATCGGTGACGCATGCGATTATGGTACCTCCATCGATCTGGCCAATAATATCACGGAAGTTCCCGAGGAGATATTGGCTTCCTTTAATTGTGCGTCAAGCACCACCCCCTCATGGGGCAACCCATGGGGAATTCCTCACTCCTCCGGCGGCTCGGTTGGCATGGGCGGGACAATCAGTTTAACGGCGCAAGCACAAAATAGTTGGCAATATAACCCCATCTACTACCATTGGAGCGGGCCCAATGGGTTCTCACAGACCACAGCCAATACCTCTTTGAGTATCAACAATGCTTCGGGCGCCATGTCCGGCTTCTATGTCTGTACGGCTGTAAATGCCAAAGGATGCTCTATCACCGATTCTGCTTATGTTGTGGTTTCGGATTGCATACCTGCCGGTTTTGAATATTTTAGCCGCGACAATTATACCGGATTATGGACCGATCCTGCTTTATGGGGGACAAATAATCCGGCCGATGTGATCCCCCCCCCTTATAATCCCAATAATTCCCATACTATTGGGATATCCGGTTACATCACTATCGATGGCAATTTAACTCTGGGTACTTCCACACAATATCTTTGTGATACACTGGTTGTGACGGGTGATTTTCTGGCAACAAAACCGACCTTAACGATTGGACCTCATGGTGTTTTGGTTGTTTTAGGCAATTATACCGGGATCTCAGGATCGATTATAAATAATCAGGGAAGAATCATTGTCGCAGGTGATTTTCAAAATCCTCCGAACTGGAGTGTCATTGCAAATAATGGGGGCGATGTTTATGTATTCGATCAATCGCCCGTCCTGGGCGGGTTAGTTCCCACCGGAATAAATACGATTGACTTAAATTCAGCGGATAATCCTTTGTTTGGATTTTACTGTACGCTGGCAGGAGGCAATTGTCCGGCTAATCCTGAAATTACAGGCACAACTCCCGGCTCCCGGTGTGGCTCCGGAACGGTGACCCTTCAGGCAACGGCATCCCCCGAAGGAAGCGTTATTAAGTGGTATGATCAGGCTACCGGCGGGAATTTACTGGCTACAGGGAATTCGTACACCACTGCTTCAATTTCAACGACGACATCCTATTATGTCGATGCCACTTACAACGGAACCACCTCAAGCCCGCGTAGTGAGGTTATAGCTACTATTGAAGTCCTGAGTTGGATCGGTGATGTCAGCACCGACTGGAATATTTCCGGAAACTGGTCCTGCGGAGTCATCCCCGATTTAACCACAGATGTGCTGATACCCAATGTGCCCAATAAACCGATTCTTCAAAACGGAGCGGAAGGAGCGGCTAAAAATATAGTGATCGACAACGGATCGTCGCTGACGGTTATTGACAATACGATTCAGATTGCCGGAACGGTCTCGAACAGCGGAACCTTTACTGCAACTGCCGGAACCATTGAAATGAAGGGCTCAGTCGCCCAATCAATAGGCGCTGATGTTTTTGCAGGCAACACGATCATGAACCTGACGATTAATAATTCTGCGGGGGTCAGTTTGCTGGGGCCGCTCTTGGTTACCGGGATTGTAGCTCCACAAAACGGGAACCTCTCTTCCGGCGGACAGTTAACCCTTGTGTCAACAGCCGCGCAAACGGCCCTGATTGATGGTTCGGGCACCGGCACTGTAACAGGAAATGTTATCGTGCAGCGTTATCTTCCATCTTCATTCGGATATAAATATTTCAGCTCCCCTTTTCAGTCGGCAACGGTAAATGCTTTTGCGGCTTATCTCGATCTGGGAGCGTCCTTTCCTGCATTTTACACATACGACGAAAGCAAAACCACTTCAGGATGGGTAACTTACACCAACCCCACCGGACCGCTGACGCCCATGCTGGGCTATGCCGCAAATTTCGGAACCCTGGCTTCGGCGGTAACAGTTAGCCTGAGTGGTGTTGTCAATGATAATATTTTATCGCCGATTACCTTGTACAATACAAATGAGACCTACACCAAAGGGTTTAACCTGGTAGGAAATCCTTATCCTTCGCCTATCGACTGGGATGCGGTAAGCGGCTGGACCAGGGGGAACGTGGATAATGCAGTTTATTATTTCAATACAGGCTCCACCGATCCATACACCGGAACATACAGCACTTACATCAACGGGGTTTCGAGCGATGGAATTGCCAATAACATGATTGCAGCAATGCAGGGTTTTTTTGTACATGTTTCCGACGGGGCCTATCCGGTCAGCGCAACATTTGGTTTAGACAACTGGGTAAGAGTAAACAATCTTGCACCTGTGTTTAAATCGGCCTGCCTTGAAACAAGACCGGTTATAAGGCTTACCGCGGAATATTCTGAGGAAACAAATCCTGCCGACCCGCTTGTGGTGTATTTCGACGACGGGGCCACGCCTTCTTTCGACAAAGAGTCGGATGCCTTGAAATTGATGAATACCGACGTAAAGTCTCCCAATCTTTATACGCTCTCGAAAGATGCCAACCGGCTTTCCATTGACGCAATTCCTTATCCCGACAGTATTTCATTAGTTCCGCTTGGCCTCAAAACGGAACAGGATGGTTTGATTTTTTTTCAGGCGGCTCAGATAGAAAATATGCCTTCAGGCCTGCAAATCTATTTATCGGATAAAAGAACCGGAATCAACACCGACCTGTTGCAACGGGGCGGCTACAAGCTAAATATGACTGCCGGATCGGATGAGAGCCGGTTTAGCCTGATATTCAGTTGGCGTGTACTGCCTCCCAATCAAAACGGAAGCGCTGAATTTGTGGTTTATCCTTCAGGACGAAAACTCATGGTTTCTTTTACCGGAACATCGGAAGAGAAGGGCGATCTGGTCGTTTACAACATGATGGGGCAGGAAATTTTTCGCAGACAACTTCCCGGAACAGGTACCCATGAACTTGACCCGCATATGAGGGATGGAGTGTATGTGGTTAGTTTTTATTCCGGACAATCTGTTTATTCAAAAAAAATAATAATTACTAACTGA